The DNA segment CACGCGGTGCTGGTGCAGCAGCCGGACGGCGGCTGGGCGGTCGTCGACCAGAACTCGACGAACGGCACCACGGTCAACGGCTCCGACGAGCCGATCCAGCCGTTCGTGCCGGTGCCCCTCCAGGACGGCGACCGGGTGCACGTGGGCGCCTGGACGACGATCACCGTCCACCGGGGCTGACTGCCGCTGAACCGGGCGTTCACGGCAGCGGCCAGGCGTGGCGGCCCTCGGGGTCGTCCAGCCAGGCCCAGGCGCGCGGGCCGCTGACCGTGACGCCGTACCGATCGCGGTCCGGCATGCCCACGCTCTCCCACAGCGCGTACGCCCGGGTGGGTTCCAGCGCGCCCCGGAGCAGCCCCAGCAGGAAGCGGAACGACTCCTGATCCCGCGCCCGCCCCGGCAGTCCCCTCGTGGACACCGGCTCGGCGGGCGCGCGGCTCTCCCCGCGCAGCGGGACGAAGTAGGCGCCGGTGGGCAGGAAGCGGCCCTCGGCGCGGCCGGACCCGTCGACGTCCAGCGCGAGCAGTCCGTTGTTCAGCGGGGCGATGATCCGGGCGCCGGGCGCGCACTGGGCGATCCAGGGGCGGGGCACCGTGGGCAGCATGCAGGTGGCCATGATCCGGTCGTAGGGGGCGTGCGCGGGCACCCCGTGCGCCCCGTCGCCGGTGACCACCACCGGGTGGTACCCGGCCCCGGCCAGGTGCTGCCGGGCGGGCTCGGTGATCTCCGGTTCCATGTCGACGGTGGTGACCAGGGAGTCGTCGCCGAGCCGGTGGGCGAGCAGGGCCGCGTTGTAACCGGTGCCGGTGCCGACCTCCAGTACCCGGTCGCCGTCCCGGACGCCCAGCGCGACCAGCATCCGCGCCATCAGCGAGGGCTGGCTGCTGGAGGAGACCAGCTCGCCGTCGTGCAGCCGCGTCGCCAGCGGGGCGTCCGCGTAGGCGCCGCGCGCCCAGCGCTCCCGCCCGGCCGGATCGGGGTCGTCGGCCGCGTACCGCTCGTATCCGCCGACGACGCCGACGTAGTAGTACGGCACGAACAGGTGCCGGGGCACCTCGGCGAAGGTCTCCCGCCACACCGGATCCGTGCGCCAGGCGCCCTCGCGGTCGATCTGCCGGATCAGCGCGGCCCGCGCCTCGGCGGCCACCCGGGTCAGCTCGGAATCGTAGGCGCCCATACGTCCACAGTAGGCACGATCCGGGGGGCGGGAGGGACGGGAGGGGTGGGCGGTGGCCGGTCCTAGGGCTTGAGTCCTGGGCCCTGTGGTCTGAGACCATGGACGGGTGAACGAGATCCGACGCGGCACGCTTCAGGAGCAGACCTTCTACGAGCAGGTCGGCGGGGAGGAGACCTTCCGCCGGCTGGTCCACCGTTTCTACGAGGGCGTCGCCGGGGACCCGCTGCTGAAGCCCATGTACCCGGAGGAGGACCTCGGGCCGGCCGAGGAGCGGCTCACTCTGTTCCTGATCCAGTACTGGGGCGGACCCACCACCTACAGCCAGGAGCGCGGCCACCCCCGGCTGCGGATGCGGCACGCCCCGTTCGCCGTGGACCGGGCCGCGCACGACGCCTGGCTGAAGCACATGCGGGACGCGGTGGACGAGCTGGAGCTGTCCGAGGAGCACGAGCGGACGCTGTGGAACTACCTGACGTACGCGGCGGCGTCGATGGTGAACACGGCGGAGTGAGCGGGGCCGTGTGAGCGGGTGTCTGTGAGCAGGGCCCTGTGAACGGGGTTGTCAGCGCACGGTGACGCCGAGCGCGCCAAGTCCGGCTCGGCGTACGGCGACCGACCCGTAGGGGGTACGCAGCCGGAGCCACGCCCCGGAGGAGAACAGGCCCGTCTCCTCGGCGCTGTCGGGGGCGGGGGGCCGCAGGAAGCCCAACGAGTGCGCGGCGTGCACGGCCCGCACCGGCAGCCGGGTGGAGCCGACCTCGCGGGACCAGATCTCCCGCCCGATCCGGTCCAGCTCGGCACGGGTGCGCTCCTCGGGCGCCAACTCCTCGGTACGGGACCGGAATTCGGCCACCGACCGGGCAACCGTCCGGTGCAGCACCGCAGGTCCCGGCAGCCCCGGCTCGGCCTGCCAGCCGCCGCGCGGCGGCAGCACCCCGGCCCACGGGGGGCCGGTGACGGCGGCCGGCACGGCGGCGGTGGCCGCGCGCTCGTCCACCGACTCCAGCAGCTCGCCGGCGGAGACGGTCAGGTCGAGGCCGTCGTCGAGCCCGTCCTCGTACGGCTTGGCGAGGCGTACCGCGCGGACTGCCAGCACCTCGAAGGAGGGCGGGCGTCCGAACACGGCGAGCGCGGTCCCGGCCGCCTGGAGGCGTACCGCGGCCGCTCGGTCGTAGCGGAGCAGCCGGGTGAGGAAGGCGGCGAGGTCGGCCGCCTCCGTCTCGTCGGCGAGGTGGAGCACCGTCATGCGGCGACGGCCTTCTCCTCGGCGGGCTCGTCCCGGTACTCCTGGAGGAACTCCCGCTCCTCCGCGGTGATCCGGCGCGGCCGCTGGGCCTCGAAGTCGAAGGGGACGACGACGGTGGAGGCCCGTACGTACACGGTGTCCGCGTCCTTCACCTCGTAGGTGATGGTGAAGGACGCGGCCCGGATCTCGGTGATCCACAGCTCGACGTCCACCGGGTGGTGCCGGTGGACGAGCTGCCGCTTGTAGTCGATCTCGTGGCGCGCCACGACCGACCCCTGCTGGAAGTCCTTGTCCGGGCGGAACAGGAAGTCGATACGGGCTTCCTCCAGATAGCGGAGGAACACCACGTTGTTGACGTGGCCGTACGCGTCCATGTCCGCCCAGCGCAGGGGGCAGCGGTAGATGTGGCGCACGATGCGATCAGCCTCGGGTCAGCTTCTTGTAGGTGGCGCGGTGCGGACGCGCGGCGTCGGCGCCGAGCCGCTCGATCTTGTTCTTCTCGTAGGACTCGAAGTTGCCCTCGAACCAGAACCACTTGGAGTCACCCTCGTAGGCGAGGATGTGCGTGGCGACCCGGTCCAGGAACCACCGGTCGTGGGAGACGACCACGGCGCAGCCGGGGAAGTCCAGCAGCGCGTTCTCCAGGCTGGAGAGGGTCTCGACGTCGAGGTCGTTGGTGGGCTCGTCGAGGAGCAGCAGGTTGCCGCCCTGCTTGAGGGTGAGCGCCAGGTTGAGGCGGTTGCGCTCACCGCCGGACAGCACGCCGGTCGGCTTCTGCTGGTCCGGGCCCTTGAAACCGAACGCCGAGACGTAGGCGCGGGACGGCATCTCGACCTGGCCGACGTTGATGTAGTCGAGCCCGTCGGACACGACCTCCCACAGCGTCTTCTTGGGGTCGAGGTTGGCGCGCGTCTGGTCGACGTAGGAGATCTTGACGGTCTCGCCGACCTTGATGGCGCCGGAGTCCGGGGTCTCCAGACCCTGGATCATCTTGAACAGCGTGGTCTTGCCGGCGCCGTTCGGGCCGATGACGCCCACGATGCCGTTGCGCGGCAGGGTGAAGCTCAGGCCGTCGACGAGGATCTTCTCGCCGAACGCCTTGTTGAGGTCGTTGACCTCGACCACGATGCTGCCCAGACGCGGGCCCGGCGGGATCTGGATCTCCTCGAAGTCCAGCTTCCGCATCTTGTCGGCCTCGGCCGCCATCTCCTCGTAACGGGCGAGACGGGCCTTGGACTTGGCCTGGCGGCCCTTGGCGTTGGACCGCACCCACTCCAGCTCTTCCTTGAGCCGCTTGGCGCGCTTGGCGTCCTTCTGGCCCTCGACCTTCAGACGCGTCTGCTTGGTCTCCAGGTAGGTGGAGTAGTTGCCCTCGTAGGGGTACGCGCGGCCACGGTCGAGCTCGAGGATCCACTCGGCGACGTTGTCCAGGAAGTACCGGTCGTGGGTGATGGCCACGACGGTGCCCGGGTACTTGGCGAGGTGCTGCTCCAGCCAGTTCACCGACTCGGCGTCGAGGTGGTTGGTGGGCTCGTCGAGGAGCAGCAGGTCGGGCTGCTCCAGGAGCAGCTTGCAGAGCGCGACGCGGCGCTTCTCGCCACCGGAGAGGGTGGTGACGGGCCAGTCGCCGGGCGGGCAGCCCAGCGCGTCCATGGCCTGCTCGAGCTGGGCGTCGAGGTCCCAGGCGTTGGCGTGGTCCAGCTCCTCCTGGAGCTTGCCCATCTCGTCGAGCAGCGCGTCGGAGTAGTCGGTCGCCATCAGCTCGGCGATCTCGTTGAACCGGTCGAGCTTGCCCTTGATCTCGGCGACGCCCTCCTGGACGTTCTCCAGGACGTTCTTCTCCTCGTTCAGCGGGGGCTCCTGGAGCAGGATGCCGACGCTGTACCCGGGGGAGATGAAGGCGTCACCGTTGGAGGGCTGCTGCAGCCCCGCCATGATCTGCAGCACGGTCGACTTACCGGCACCGTTCGGACCGACGACGCCGATCTTCGCCCCCGGCAGGAAGTTCAGGGTGACGTCGTCGAGGATCACCTTGTCGCCGTGCGCTTTGCGCGCCTTGCGCATGGTGTAAATGAACTCAGCCAAGAGAAACCGTCCGGCAGCTTGAAATCTGGCAGTGGGCAGATACACCCCATCTTGCCTGACCGCCACCCCTGGGGGGAAACGCGATCAGCCGGGGCACTCTGACCTGGGGCTTCGCTGACGCGGGCTGCGGCTCACCTGTCACTGTCGGTCGCCAGCGGTCGGCCTCGGGCACCCTCGAGGCATCCCTGGCCACGGATCACGAGTGCCGGATCAGATACCGGACAGCGTCGTGGCCGCTGACTGGAACCACGCTCCGTGAGAGTACGGCTCAGGCGGGGCGACCTCCATGCCGAGTTCGGCGGCCGCCAGGGCATGGTCGGCCTCGTCCATAGGCAGGGCGAGCAGCTCGTGGAGCTCGCCGACCAGGCGGGCAACCAGCTGAGGGTGGGTGGTGGCGGCGTAGTCGGCGAGGGCGGCGGCGTGGTCGGGGAACTCGTCGACAATGTCCTGGGAGAACCAGCCACCGAGCAGTTGCGAGGTCTCGGGGAAGCGGGTGCGCCATTCCCAGTGCGTCTGCGGCGACGACGGCTCCGGTACGACGCCTTCCTCGACGCTCCTCTTCAGGTGGTCGGCCACCACCGTCAGCCAGCCGCCGATCTCCGACTGGGGCATTCCGGTGTCGGGGATCGCGTAGAACTCGCCCAGTTCCTGCCGGAGGCGGCCCGGAGGGTTGCGGCTGTACTCGCGCAGCTGGCGTTCCGCCTCCGCGATGGCCGAGGGGCGGGTGTGCCAGGTGTGACGGAGGTATGCGTCAAGGGCACGGCTGCGATGCTCCGGGGTGTCGTCGGCGCGCTGTCCCAGGTATGCGCGCATCACCTGGTCCAGCTCACCGTACCGGCGGTCGTGTTCAAGGGGCTTCATGGACATCTGCGTGCGGCCCCTACAGGTAGAACGGGATGGTCGTGTGGACGACGAAGCCGTGCGGACTCGACGGCTCGCGGCGCAACACCACGCGTGCCGCGCGGACGTCGACAGGCCCGTGGCCGGCCAGGAGGTCGCCTTCGAGCTGGACCCGCCCCACGGGTTCGTCGCGGGAGGGCCAGGCGGCCTCGATGGTGAGGCGGGCTCGGGTGCCCTGGGCCAGCCAGCGGTGAATGACCTGCTCGTTGGCGTTCACCACCTGCTGGGTGGCCCAGTGGGCGGTCACCCGGTCGGGATAGGAAGCGGAACGGCTCAACAAGGGGGGCGTCCTCTCAGTAGTCGGAGAAGTTCCAGAACATGCCGATCTCGGTGTCCGAGACGACGATCAGACCGCAGTCCTCCGAGTGGACGCTGAGCGGGCTGTACCCCCAGTTCGGGACCGAGAAGTCGAGCGTTCCTGGCGCGGCGCCGGGCCGGTCGACGTTGGTGTGGTAGGTGGCCGTGTCTCCGTATCGCGCGAGAATCGTGCAGGCCAGGACTCGTAGTTCTTCCTCGCTCTCCGTGAAGCGCCGAAGGTTGGAGAGCGTGCAGCCGTCGTCCGTGAGGGCCAGGAGCAGGTTCTCGGCACTGCGCCGGTCGATCTCCCGGAGGCGCGTCCTGATGTAGTCCGGGGAGTGGGAGACGAAGGGGTAGGTGGGGAACACGGCTCGCTCTGCGCTCTGGGCAGCGTCGTCAAGGCCGGCCCAGCCCCGCGGGTCCCCGACCCGCGCCATCAGCGCGAGGACGTCGAGGACCCAGTCCTCGTGACGACGTGGGCCGGTGGCGTCGTACGGGTACGCATCCTCGAAGAGGTGACGTACCGCGGCTTCCCAGGACGCCTGGTCGACGGACATGCGATGGGGGGCCTTTCTGGGGAGCACTAAGATTTGGACGGCATTGATGTCATGACGGTGAACGGCGGAATGCGACTGCTGTCGTACCGGATCCGCGTGTCGATGCCCGTGACGTCGTACGCCTTGGCGTTGATGCCACCCTGCTTGTATCCGGACAGAGGGTCGTTCGGGTCCACCGGCTGCTTGCTCACGCTGCGGCCACTGGTCTCGCCGTTGGGTGCCGTGGAGTAGAACGATTTGACATCTCCGTCGGACGCCGGCGGCGGGCCCTTGATCCACCTTTCGATATCGGCCTTGTTCTTGTTGAGGTTGTACTCGGTCAGGTCTTCCGCTCGCTGATAGTTCGGAAAGGCCGAAGAACCGCTGGGCATCGGCTTGCCGTGCGGCCATGCCTGCGTCGGGCCGCTTGACTGCTGGTCGCGCAGTCGCTGCGCGAGCTGCTCGTCGGTCTTGCCGACGTGCTTGTCCAGGGTATGGCCGTTCGCCATGTACTCGTTGGCGGCGAGGTTCAGGTCGTATTTACCTTTCGAGTCGACCTTCAACCAGACCTGTGAGTCCTTGAACTCCTCCAAGGCTCGCGTGCCGAAGCCGTGGGCGCGGGCGACGCCGGCCTCGAATCGGGGGGCGCTCAAAAACGCCTCGTCCAGAGGACTTTTCAGTGCCTCCATGCGGGTGGTCAGACCCCCCAGGATGCCGGTGTAGGTGTCGACGATCCGGTT comes from the Streptomyces seoulensis genome and includes:
- a CDS encoding globin; its protein translation is MNEIRRGTLQEQTFYEQVGGEETFRRLVHRFYEGVAGDPLLKPMYPEEDLGPAEERLTLFLIQYWGGPTTYSQERGHPRLRMRHAPFAVDRAAHDAWLKHMRDAVDELELSEEHERTLWNYLTYAAASMVNTAE
- a CDS encoding RNase A-like domain-containing protein translates to MLSRSASYPDRVTAHWATQQVVNANEQVIHRWLAQGTRARLTIEAAWPSRDEPVGRVQLEGDLLAGHGPVDVRAARVVLRREPSSPHGFVVHTTIPFYL
- a CDS encoding contact-dependent growth inhibition system immunity protein, which produces MSMKPLEHDRRYGELDQVMRAYLGQRADDTPEHRSRALDAYLRHTWHTRPSAIAEAERQLREYSRNPPGRLRQELGEFYAIPDTGMPQSEIGGWLTVVADHLKRSVEEGVVPEPSSPQTHWEWRTRFPETSQLLGGWFSQDIVDEFPDHAAALADYAATTHPQLVARLVGELHELLALPMDEADHALAAAELGMEVAPPEPYSHGAWFQSAATTLSGI
- the ettA gene encoding energy-dependent translational throttle protein EttA, with the protein product MAEFIYTMRKARKAHGDKVILDDVTLNFLPGAKIGVVGPNGAGKSTVLQIMAGLQQPSNGDAFISPGYSVGILLQEPPLNEEKNVLENVQEGVAEIKGKLDRFNEIAELMATDYSDALLDEMGKLQEELDHANAWDLDAQLEQAMDALGCPPGDWPVTTLSGGEKRRVALCKLLLEQPDLLLLDEPTNHLDAESVNWLEQHLAKYPGTVVAITHDRYFLDNVAEWILELDRGRAYPYEGNYSTYLETKQTRLKVEGQKDAKRAKRLKEELEWVRSNAKGRQAKSKARLARYEEMAAEADKMRKLDFEEIQIPPGPRLGSIVVEVNDLNKAFGEKILVDGLSFTLPRNGIVGVIGPNGAGKTTLFKMIQGLETPDSGAIKVGETVKISYVDQTRANLDPKKTLWEVVSDGLDYINVGQVEMPSRAYVSAFGFKGPDQQKPTGVLSGGERNRLNLALTLKQGGNLLLLDEPTNDLDVETLSSLENALLDFPGCAVVVSHDRWFLDRVATHILAYEGDSKWFWFEGNFESYEKNKIERLGADAARPHRATYKKLTRG
- a CDS encoding methyltransferase domain-containing protein; its protein translation is MGAYDSELTRVAAEARAALIRQIDREGAWRTDPVWRETFAEVPRHLFVPYYYVGVVGGYERYAADDPDPAGRERWARGAYADAPLATRLHDGELVSSSSQPSLMARMLVALGVRDGDRVLEVGTGTGYNAALLAHRLGDDSLVTTVDMEPEITEPARQHLAGAGYHPVVVTGDGAHGVPAHAPYDRIMATCMLPTVPRPWIAQCAPGARIIAPLNNGLLALDVDGSGRAEGRFLPTGAYFVPLRGESRAPAEPVSTRGLPGRARDQESFRFLLGLLRGALEPTRAYALWESVGMPDRDRYGVTVSGPRAWAWLDDPEGRHAWPLP
- a CDS encoding acyl-CoA thioesterase, translated to MRHIYRCPLRWADMDAYGHVNNVVFLRYLEEARIDFLFRPDKDFQQGSVVARHEIDYKRQLVHRHHPVDVELWITEIRAASFTITYEVKDADTVYVRASTVVVPFDFEAQRPRRITAEEREFLQEYRDEPAEEKAVAA